Proteins encoded in a region of the Synechococcus sp. BIOS-U3-1 genome:
- a CDS encoding DUF2811 domain-containing protein, with product MQLADQFQRAQASASDQLQKASQAVTATSAVEQEPTASSESTVSFHSELPQPLQQAMVAFIERCPNWDQYRLVQAALAGFLIQHGVESRDITRLYVGNMFRRESLTQGV from the coding sequence ATGCAGTTGGCCGATCAGTTTCAGCGGGCTCAGGCATCAGCATCAGACCAGCTACAGAAGGCCTCACAGGCTGTCACTGCAACGTCTGCCGTTGAGCAAGAGCCCACTGCTTCGAGTGAATCAACAGTGAGCTTTCATTCCGAGCTTCCTCAGCCCCTGCAACAAGCCATGGTTGCGTTTATCGAGCGCTGTCCAAACTGGGATCAGTACCGCCTCGTTCAGGCTGCTCTGGCCGGATTCCTGATTCAGCACGGAGTGGAGTCCAGAGACATCACCCGCCTTTATGTGGGCAATATGTTCCGCCGAGAATCTTTGACCCAGGGCGTTTGA
- a CDS encoding DUF1818 family protein produces the protein MIQQEGPGWRLSRDPSRPLFSVLIGGEHWAFELKESEARELALLIAELTDQHRCICDQLMAEESITVELERGSWWACLEGDRSRWSLRGICSGDGEQARGLEVCWPDPAAQAIAEAMRTLWDSSNDQSS, from the coding sequence ATGATTCAACAGGAGGGGCCTGGCTGGAGATTGTCCAGGGATCCGTCCCGCCCTCTGTTCTCCGTTCTGATTGGAGGAGAACACTGGGCTTTCGAACTCAAGGAAAGTGAAGCCCGCGAGCTGGCTTTACTGATTGCTGAGCTGACAGATCAACATCGCTGCATTTGCGATCAGCTCATGGCAGAGGAATCCATCACCGTTGAGCTGGAACGTGGCAGTTGGTGGGCTTGCCTTGAAGGTGATCGTTCGCGGTGGTCGCTGCGAGGCATCTGCAGTGGCGATGGCGAGCAGGCTCGCGGCCTGGAGGTTTGCTGGCCTGACCCCGCTGCGCAGGCCATCGCCGAGGCGATGAGAACGCTGTGGGACAGCAGTAATGATCAGAGCAGCTAA
- a CDS encoding DNA-directed RNA polymerase subunit omega: protein MLSAGVDHQDLAKRGESLIRQSSNRYLTTVRIAFRAKQRRFDDFDGLLEESSVKPVQRAIVELSDEQDQPDLLPG from the coding sequence ATGCTCTCTGCCGGAGTCGATCATCAAGATCTCGCTAAGCGAGGTGAAAGCTTGATCCGTCAGTCCAGCAATCGTTATCTGACGACTGTGCGCATTGCTTTCCGTGCCAAGCAGCGTCGCTTCGACGATTTCGATGGCCTGCTTGAAGAGTCCAGCGTGAAGCCTGTCCAGCGCGCGATCGTTGAACTGAGCGACGAACAGGACCAGCCTGATTTGCTTCCTGGATGA